Sequence from the Elusimicrobiaceae bacterium genome:
AAAATTCGTCGGAAAGTATATATATTATAGCAAATTCTGTGAAATTTTGAAAAATAGCCACTAAAAAATTATTTCTACTCGTATATTTTTTCCAATGAAAGGCATTGAAAAAATGTAGAATTAGAGTAAACTTATAAAAGGGATGGTGTGGGGAATATAGTACGTACCTATGACCATAGAAACGGGGAGGACACATGCCAAAAAACTTGATCATCTATTATTCGCGCAGAGGGGAAAATTACTTTGGCGGCGAAATCCGTGTCATTGAAAAGGGAAATACGGAACAAGTGGCACAATTTATTCAAGCGGCGGTGGGGGGAGATTTATTTGAAGTGGAAACCGTCAAGCCGTATCCGCCGGCTTATAAGGCATGTATTGAGCAAGCCAAACACGAACTATGCGATGAGGCCCGCCCTGCCCTTAAAAAATATATATCTGATATTTCCGAGTATGACAATATCTTTATTTGCGGACCCTGTTGGTGGGGGAGATTCCCGATGGCCGTTTTCAGTCTGTTGGAAAAATTAGATTTTACCGGCAAGAAAGTAATGGGACTTATGACACATGAAGGTAGCGGACTGGGAAATACGGAGCGGGATTTAAAGAAATTTTGCCCCGGGGCGACTTTCGGACAGGCGCTGGCGGTACATGGTTCTTATGTAAAGAACAGCCAAGAAATGGTTACTGCGTGGGCAAAAGAACAAATCGGTTAATTTTTAATGCACTTGCCCAAGTGTGTTATAAAAAGTAGAGTAGAAGAAATAGCTAACGTGTGCGGATTCATAATTTATATAAATAAGGAGAAAGTATGAAAAAATTCCCCGGTCTTAAAACCGGGGAATTTTTTGCGTGAACTGCTTACAAATTTTGCTCTGCTAAATACTTTTCCAAAATGGCGGCGGCACTTTTTACTTTATCTGCACAGGGTCGTGCGTGAT
This genomic interval carries:
- a CDS encoding NAD(P)H-dependent oxidoreductase, which encodes MPKNLIIYYSRRGENYFGGEIRVIEKGNTEQVAQFIQAAVGGDLFEVETVKPYPPAYKACIEQAKHELCDEARPALKKYISDISEYDNIFICGPCWWGRFPMAVFSLLEKLDFTGKKVMGLMTHEGSGLGNTERDLKKFCPGATFGQALAVHGSYVKNSQEMVTAWAKEQIG